A single genomic interval of Nostoc commune NIES-4072 harbors:
- a CDS encoding chemotaxis protein CheW, translating to METKEQFLSFNLGVRDTAIISLQHITEVLQISLPEICGVPQMPSSVLGIYNWRGEMLWLVDLEAMLGYPPISQGANLLSKMMAIVLENKGKYLGLLVRQLIDIEWLDTQRMKPPTSELFYPKISPFLQGYFINDSEDMIFNLDAITIIQAPMWKIHN from the coding sequence TTGGAAACTAAGGAACAGTTCTTAAGTTTTAATTTGGGAGTAAGGGACACAGCGATAATATCGTTACAACACATCACAGAAGTGTTGCAAATATCATTACCAGAAATATGTGGCGTTCCTCAAATGCCTAGTAGCGTCTTAGGTATCTATAACTGGCGCGGTGAGATGCTTTGGTTAGTAGACTTAGAGGCAATGTTAGGTTATCCTCCAATTTCACAAGGAGCAAATTTACTTTCAAAAATGATGGCGATTGTTCTCGAAAACAAAGGTAAATATTTGGGGCTATTGGTACGACAACTGATAGATATTGAATGGCTAGATACTCAACGAATGAAACCCCCAACTAGCGAATTATTTTATCCTAAAATCTCACCTTTTTTACAGGGATACTTTATTAATGATTCTGAGGATATGATTTTTAATTTGGATGCCATAACAATTATCCAAGCTCCCATGTGGAAAATTCATAATTGA
- a CDS encoding response regulator, producing the protein MTHSELIFSNNLVNEFKTCTQLQYNGKLNIKSSKGSQWTFYYRLGRIVWATGGTHPFRRWRRQMAQNCPQIDVDKLQLRLQDVAIDYWDYRILEIFHKKQKIQREQIQSIAENTIAELLFDLAMQGNFASISCNRSQEVILEAPISFTSAEMSVKHMQDSWKIWSEAGLANFSPDLAPVLRRPEQLQQIVSPSVYKNFVNLINGKLTLRDLAVKMKQSVLPLTRSLLPYILKGIIELVEIPDMPLVVMEGNNKPITAQPKKSIAPLVACVDDSPQVCKMLEDIITSNGLRFIKIQDAVQALPTLIQDKPDLIFLDLIMPVASGYEICTQLRRISAFANTPVIILTGSDGLLDRVRAKVVGSTDFITKPVVPDKVISIVRKYLPTASISIDKSQPNLEVCK; encoded by the coding sequence ATGACCCACTCCGAACTTATTTTTTCAAATAACCTAGTTAATGAATTTAAAACTTGTACTCAGCTACAATACAATGGCAAATTAAATATTAAAAGTTCTAAAGGTAGCCAATGGACTTTTTATTATCGGCTGGGGCGGATAGTTTGGGCAACAGGTGGAACTCATCCCTTCCGCCGTTGGCGTAGACAGATGGCTCAAAATTGTCCTCAGATTGATGTTGATAAATTGCAGTTACGTTTGCAAGACGTAGCAATAGATTATTGGGATTATCGCATTCTAGAAATCTTTCATAAAAAACAGAAAATTCAGAGAGAACAGATTCAGTCTATTGCCGAAAACACCATAGCAGAATTATTATTTGACCTAGCTATGCAAGGAAATTTTGCTTCTATAAGTTGCAATCGCAGCCAAGAAGTTATTTTAGAAGCACCAATAAGCTTCACGAGTGCAGAAATGTCTGTAAAGCACATGCAAGACTCGTGGAAAATTTGGTCAGAAGCAGGTTTAGCAAATTTTTCTCCTGACTTAGCACCAGTTCTACGCCGACCAGAACAACTTCAGCAAATAGTAAGTCCATCTGTCTACAAAAACTTTGTAAATTTAATCAACGGCAAATTAACTTTGCGAGATTTAGCCGTGAAAATGAAGCAAAGTGTACTCCCGCTCACCCGTTCATTGCTTCCTTATATCCTTAAAGGAATCATCGAATTGGTGGAAATACCTGACATGCCCTTAGTAGTGATGGAGGGCAACAATAAGCCTATCACCGCACAACCAAAAAAATCAATTGCTCCACTAGTAGCCTGCGTAGATGATAGCCCTCAAGTCTGTAAAATGCTAGAGGATATAATCACTTCCAATGGACTAAGGTTTATCAAAATTCAAGATGCTGTACAAGCTCTCCCAACCCTCATTCAAGATAAACCAGACCTGATTTTCTTGGATTTGATTATGCCAGTCGCCAGTGGTTACGAAATTTGTACTCAGTTGCGACGAATATCTGCCTTTGCCAATACACCAGTAATTATATTAACAGGTAGTGATGGTCTTTTAGATAGAGTTCGTGCTAAGGTAGTCGGTTCTACAGATTTTATAACTAAACCTGTAGTGCCTGACAAGGTAATAAGTATAGTACGTAAATATTTACCTACAGCAAGTATATCCATCGACAAGAGTCAACCTAATTTAGAAGTTTGTAAGTAG
- a CDS encoding GAF domain-containing protein has product MTFLYNNSNEKQDLISEVENINGSANITNIASNEISLLNTIAQEFKTWRRQLQDIVTHMRQAPDFDTLLKISVAQIREKIGCDRALIYQFTSFDSGNVLAESRTLGWTPTLGENIPGIIFGLYTNQDYIEPVAIDDITQIQLTPYQKQLLDKFQIKASLSLPIVVEGKVWGLLVVNNCLSTRQWQEVEISLLSQITTELIYKLQSFEFKREEQQRILAKKSVAKVIDKILRASNVEKIFQTTTQEVRQLLKCDRVAVYRFNPDWSGEFIAESVGNGWVKMVSPDFYMVWEDTHLQDTQGGRYAKGESFVVKDIYKMGHAQCHIDILEQYEMKAYIIAPIFAGEKLWGLLAAYQNSGPRDWQPWEESFVTQIGLQFGVAISQGEYLEQMHKKSEQLAQIVEQEKAFTKIVGRIRQSLDVDSVFKTTTQEVRQSLRCDRVAVYRFNPDWGGEFVAESVGTGWTKLVGPDIKTVLDDTYLQETKGGRYVRGENFIVNDIYQVGLAPCHIEILEQFEAKAYIIVPIFFGDKLWGLLAAYQNSRPREWETWEVNFLVQTSLQFSLAKSQIDYLELVRLKSEKLAQIAEQEKAVTKISNRIRQSSDVEEIFKTTTQEVRQLLRCDRVAVYRFNPNWSGEFVAESVAHTWVKLVGPDIKTVWEDTHLQETQGGRYAQGENFVVNDIYQVGHSPCHIEILEQFEVKAYVIVPVFAGEQLWGLLAAYQNSGTRDWDESEVTLLARIGNQLGLALQQTEYLQQVQGQSAKLAEAAAREKAAKELLQQRSIQLLTALRPALNGDLTVRAPITEDELGTIADAYNNTLQALRQIVLQVQGAAQQVAQTSSNSEASLTGLTNLAQQQSEEITAALGEIQQMVDSTQAVVTNAELVQVAVQQANETVESGDTAMNLTVKAIQGIRETVAQTSKKIKRLSESSQKISKVVNLIGNFATQTNVLALNAAIEATRAGEYGKGFAVVADEVRSLSRQSAAATIEIEKLVQEIQAETGEVAVAMETGIQQVVEGTNLVNDTRQNLNAIVYATAEISQLIERITAATQKQMTQSVTVTKSMQDVAEIANQTFAESQEIANVFQDLSGMAQELLTTASKFKVK; this is encoded by the coding sequence ATGACATTTTTGTATAACAATAGCAATGAAAAGCAGGATTTAATCTCGGAAGTAGAAAATATAAATGGGAGCGCTAATATAACAAATATTGCTAGCAATGAAATATCCTTATTAAACACGATCGCTCAAGAATTTAAAACTTGGCGGCGACAGTTGCAAGATATTGTAACTCACATGCGCCAAGCGCCAGACTTTGATACTCTACTCAAAATTAGTGTAGCGCAGATAAGAGAAAAAATTGGTTGCGATCGCGCCTTAATTTATCAGTTTACTTCCTTTGATTCAGGTAATGTTTTAGCAGAATCAAGAACACTAGGTTGGACACCAACTTTAGGCGAAAATATTCCCGGAATTATTTTTGGTTTATATACCAATCAAGACTATATAGAACCTGTAGCTATTGACGATATCACTCAGATTCAACTTACCCCTTATCAGAAGCAACTTCTAGATAAATTTCAAATTAAAGCTAGTTTGAGTTTACCGATTGTAGTAGAAGGTAAAGTATGGGGCTTACTGGTAGTAAATAATTGCTTATCAACACGGCAGTGGCAAGAAGTAGAAATTAGCCTACTATCCCAAATTACAACAGAACTCATATACAAATTACAGAGTTTTGAATTCAAAAGAGAAGAACAGCAGCGCATACTAGCAAAAAAATCTGTAGCTAAAGTTATCGATAAAATTTTGCGGGCATCAAATGTCGAGAAGATTTTTCAAACAACCACTCAAGAAGTCCGGCAATTACTAAAATGCGATCGCGTCGCCGTTTATCGTTTCAACCCTGACTGGAGTGGCGAGTTTATCGCTGAGTCAGTAGGTAATGGCTGGGTAAAAATGGTCAGCCCTGATTTTTATATGGTCTGGGAAGATACCCACTTGCAAGACACCCAAGGAGGACGTTATGCCAAGGGTGAAAGCTTTGTGGTCAAAGACATCTATAAAATGGGCCATGCTCAATGCCACATTGATATTTTAGAGCAGTATGAAATGAAGGCTTACATCATTGCGCCTATATTTGCTGGAGAGAAATTATGGGGCTTGCTGGCAGCTTATCAAAATTCTGGGCCTCGTGATTGGCAACCTTGGGAAGAAAGCTTTGTAACCCAAATTGGACTGCAATTTGGTGTGGCTATCTCACAAGGCGAATATCTAGAACAGATGCATAAGAAATCTGAGCAACTAGCCCAAATAGTTGAACAAGAAAAAGCTTTTACTAAAATAGTAGGTCGCATTCGACAATCTTTAGATGTAGATAGCGTCTTCAAAACAACCACTCAAGAAGTGCGCCAATCACTACGATGCGATCGCGTCGCAGTCTATCGTTTTAACCCTGACTGGGGTGGCGAATTTGTGGCTGAGTCTGTGGGTACTGGTTGGACAAAACTGGTAGGCCCTGATATTAAAACCGTTTTGGACGATACTTACTTGCAAGAAACTAAGGGAGGTAGGTATGTCAGAGGCGAAAACTTTATTGTTAATGACATCTATCAAGTAGGGCTTGCTCCTTGCCATATTGAGATTTTAGAGCAGTTTGAAGCCAAAGCTTACATAATTGTTCCTATATTTTTCGGGGATAAATTGTGGGGTTTGCTGGCAGCTTATCAAAATTCTCGCCCCCGTGAGTGGGAAACTTGGGAAGTTAACTTTTTGGTTCAAACTAGTTTGCAATTTAGCCTAGCTAAATCACAGATAGATTATTTGGAATTAGTTCGGTTGAAATCTGAAAAACTAGCTCAGATAGCGGAACAAGAGAAAGCTGTCACCAAGATCAGTAACCGCATCCGGCAATCTTCAGATGTAGAAGAAATCTTCAAAACAACCACTCAAGAAGTACGGCAATTACTGCGATGCGATCGCGTTGCAGTCTATCGTTTCAACCCTAATTGGAGCGGTGAATTTGTAGCAGAATCAGTAGCTCATACTTGGGTAAAACTGGTAGGCCCCGATATCAAAACTGTCTGGGAAGATACCCACTTACAAGAAACTCAAGGGGGTCGATATGCCCAAGGGGAAAACTTTGTTGTTAATGACATCTATCAGGTAGGTCATTCTCCTTGCCACATTGAGATTTTAGAGCAATTTGAAGTTAAAGCTTATGTAATTGTTCCTGTATTTGCCGGGGAACAATTGTGGGGATTGCTGGCAGCTTATCAAAATTCTGGAACTCGCGATTGGGATGAATCGGAAGTCACTTTATTAGCACGCATTGGCAACCAGTTAGGGCTAGCATTACAACAGACTGAATATTTGCAACAAGTACAAGGACAGTCAGCCAAATTAGCAGAAGCCGCAGCCCGAGAAAAGGCAGCCAAGGAGTTACTACAACAACGATCTATTCAACTGCTAACAGCCCTTAGACCCGCCCTCAACGGCGACTTAACAGTACGCGCACCCATTACAGAAGACGAACTAGGTACGATCGCCGATGCTTACAATAATACCCTGCAAGCATTACGGCAAATCGTTCTTCAGGTACAGGGAGCTGCTCAACAAGTTGCTCAAACTTCCAGTAACAGCGAGGCTTCACTAACGGGACTCACTAATTTAGCACAACAACAATCTGAGGAAATTACCGCAGCTTTAGGTGAGATTCAACAGATGGTGGACTCTACTCAAGCTGTGGTTACGAATGCTGAGTTAGTACAAGTAGCGGTACAACAAGCCAATGAAACTGTAGAGTCTGGCGATACTGCGATGAACTTAACTGTAAAAGCAATCCAAGGAATTCGTGAAACCGTCGCTCAAACTAGCAAGAAGATTAAACGCCTCAGTGAATCTTCGCAAAAAATCTCCAAAGTGGTTAATTTGATTGGTAATTTTGCTACACAGACAAACGTGCTGGCTTTGAATGCAGCCATTGAAGCCACTCGTGCAGGTGAATATGGCAAAGGCTTTGCAGTTGTAGCTGATGAAGTCCGTTCTTTATCTCGCCAGTCAGCAGCAGCAACTATCGAAATAGAAAAATTAGTCCAGGAGATTCAAGCAGAAACCGGAGAAGTAGCAGTAGCAATGGAAACTGGTATTCAGCAGGTTGTAGAAGGTACAAATCTGGTCAATGATACTCGCCAAAACTTGAATGCGATCGTTTATGCAACTGCCGAAATTAGTCAGCTAATCGAGCGAATTACCGCCGCGACTCAAAAACAAATGACGCAATCTGTAACAGTCACAAAATCAATGCAAGATGTAGCAGAAATTGCTAATCAGACTTTTGCTGAATCTCAAGAAATTGCTAATGTGTTCCAAGATTTATCGGGGATGGCGCAAGAGCTATTAACAACTGCTAGTAAGTTTAAAGTGAAATAG
- a CDS encoding four helix bundle protein encodes MAESIIQQKSFQFALEIIHLYIKLQEQREYVLSKQLLRSGTSIGANVEEASGGQSRKDFLAKMYIAYKEARETKYWLRLLQQSKLVNIDLTNELIYADEIIRILSSIVKTTEKSIG; translated from the coding sequence TTGGCAGAGAGTATTATTCAACAGAAGAGTTTTCAATTTGCTTTGGAAATTATTCACCTATATATTAAACTGCAAGAGCAACGGGAATATGTGCTTTCTAAGCAATTACTACGAAGTGGGACAAGTATTGGCGCGAATGTTGAAGAGGCTAGCGGTGGTCAGAGTAGAAAGGATTTCTTGGCAAAAATGTATATTGCATACAAAGAGGCTAGGGAAACCAAATACTGGCTACGTCTACTACAACAGTCCAAACTAGTAAATATTGATTTAACCAATGAACTAATCTATGCAGACGAAATCATTCGGATTTTGAGTTCAATAGTCAAGACAACTGAAAAATCAATTGGTTGA
- a CDS encoding response regulator transcription factor, whose protein sequence is MNTILVVEDGLTDMEIISRYLQQAGYSVISATSSEEAQDKIDKNKPDLIFLDVILPGKSGFEICRELKNNPSTSKIPVVFCSTKNSDVDKIWGNMLGADGYLSKPIDREELTVMLKRLIS, encoded by the coding sequence ATGAATACTATTTTAGTTGTTGAAGATGGCTTAACAGATATGGAAATAATCAGCCGTTACTTGCAACAGGCAGGTTATTCTGTGATTAGTGCCACAAGCAGTGAAGAAGCTCAAGACAAAATAGATAAAAATAAGCCAGACCTAATATTTCTCGACGTAATTTTACCAGGTAAAAGTGGCTTTGAAATTTGCCGAGAGTTGAAAAATAATCCCAGTACTAGCAAAATACCTGTGGTTTTTTGCTCTACAAAAAATAGTGATGTAGATAAAATTTGGGGTAATATGTTGGGCGCTGATGGTTATTTATCAAAACCGATTGACCGAGAGGAACTAACGGTAATGTTAAAACGATTAATTAGCTAG